From the Oryza glaberrima chromosome 5, OglaRS2, whole genome shotgun sequence genome, one window contains:
- the LOC127774830 gene encoding uncharacterized protein LOC127774830, producing MTSSPAARRRPPGPLALGLESSANKIGIGVVSLTGEILSNPRHTYVTPPGHGFLPRETAHHHLAHLLPLLRAALGEAGVTPADLACVCYTKGPGMGAPLQVAAAAARALSLLWGKPLVGVNHCVAHVEMGRAVTGAVDPVVLYVSGGNTQVIAYSEGRYRIFGETIDIAVGNCLDRFARVLELSNDPSPGYNIEQLAKKGEKFIDLPYVVKGMDVSFSGILSFIEATAIEKLKNNECTPADLCYSLQETLFAMLVEITERAMAHCDSKDVLIVGGVGCNERLQEMMRIMCSERGGRLFATDDRYCIDNGAMIAYTGLLAYAHGMTTPLEESTFTQRFRTDEVHAIWREKEMPVLTNIRAHAMAEVSKDEASVPTPIAVDS from the exons atgacgtcatcgccggcggcgaggcgccggccgccgggtcCGCTGGCGCTGGGGCTGGAGTCGTCGGCGAACAAGATCGGCATCGGCGTCGTCTCCCTCACGGGGGAGATCCTCTCCAACCCGCGTCACACCTACGTCACCCCGCCGGGGCACGGCTTCCTGCCGCGGGAGACGGcgcaccaccacctcgcccacctcctcccgctcctccgCGCGGCGCTGGGCGAGGCCGGGGTGACCCCCGCCGACCTCGCCTGCGTGTGCTACACCAAGGGGCCCGGGATGGGCGCGCCGctccaggtcgccgccgccgcggcgcgcgcgctctcGCTGCTCTGGGGGAAGCCGCTCGTCGGCGTGAACCACTGCGTCGCGCACGTCGAGATGGGCCGCGCGGTCAccggcgccgtcgaccccgtcgtGCTCTACGTCTCCGGGGGGAACACGCAGGTCATCGCGTACAGCGAAGGGAGGTACAGGATCTTCGGCGAGACCATCGACATCGCGGTGGGGAACTGCCTCGATCGCTTTGCCAGGGTGCTTGAGCTGTCCAATGATCCTAGCCCTGGGTATAACATCGAGCAG CTTGCGAAGAAGGGAGAGAAGTTCATTGATCTCCCTTATGTTGTAAAGGGTATGGACGTGTCATTTAGTGGCATACTGAGCTTCATTGAAGCTACAGCAATTGAGAAGCTTAAAAATAATGAGTGCACGCCTGCAGATCTATGCTACTCATTGCAG GAAACTCTCTTTGCTATGCTTGTTGAAATCACTGAGCGTGCCATGGCACATTGTGATTCGAAGGATGTTCTTATTGTTGGTGGTGTTGGGTGCAATGAACGTTTGCAAGAGATGATGAGGATAATGTGTTCAGAAAGAGGGGGTAGGCTGTTCGCAACCGATGATCGATACTGTATTGACAACGGGGCAATGATTGCATACACTGGTTTACTGGCATACGCACATGGCATGACCACTCCCCTAGAGGAGTCCACTTTTACTCAAAGATTCCGAACGGACGAAGTTCATGCAATCTggagggagaaggagatgcCAGTGTTAACTAACATCCGTGCCCATGCAATGGCTGAAGTATCCAAAGATGAAGCTTCCGTTCCGACTCCAATTGCTGTAGATTCATGA
- the LOC127773012 gene encoding uncharacterized protein LOC127773012 — translation MERYFKPIKKTSGTKGDVAEDENPKAEVAKKPRVGIVLNLDDVVADPGLRRPIEEYDVGIIDQVRTKYLLMGPCQPAGHKFPRKQQGDGSRSFIEAWFKRFDWLEYSVEKDAAYCFYCYLFKKPGVGKSGSDVFSTSGFQNWKKASESFAGHVGGVNSIHNNARRRCEDFKTSRRIATPERPCMNAILDVARLHLKLGIAFCGPEAILGNKGNFLEMLDWLRSFSESVDHAFKEHAVVFNEMTSPEMQAIFVKSCAEMTTQVIVDEIGDGYFSVLIDTPHDTLMLDRMSVIVRFVNRQGQVIERLLGVEYTTGDTGPLMKLALDGLFARLGLSISKLRGQGYNVASNMREEFDELKSIILKENPHAYYIHCFANRFQLAVVSIARSNKVVGDFLYYVDKIVRAVGDSCRTKDAMLQELYGKIREKIVRGDALPKIGMHPENDLSGPAHTRWGSYSTTLLNLLTMWDVVLDTLVTMCDKGIYPEPGSIPSDMIEQMESFEFVFVLHLMIRVLIWTDDLSCLLERKGKYIVNPLELITSVKNILQDLKENQWVDLLEEVKRFCILKSIPVPSMDDSIPVRGRSRHRGLVVTCHQQYYVETFIALIDLVTSDMNNRFSKTFMDLLRCFACFDPDGSFSQFDVDMLLSLADIYSADFSMTDREILREQLHMFIIHVRNTADFSSCNDLATLALKMVQTETHVAFPLVYRLIELLLVLPVATPTTKRAFSARNIFEEDFGDNRSGDWLSNTMLCCVETDFGRD, via the coding sequence ATGGAAAGGTACTTTAaacctataaaaaaaacttctggGACCAAAGGGGATGTAGCAGAAGATGAGAATCCTAAAGCAGAGGTAGCAAAGAAACCTCGTGTAGGTATTGTTCTTAATCTGGATGATGTTGTTGCTGATCCAGGCCTCCGTAGGCCTATTGAGGAATATGATGTGGGAATCATAGATCAGGTGAGAACAAAATATCTGCTTATGGGTCCATGTCAACCAGCCGGTCACAAATTTCCTAGGAAGCAGCAGGGAGATGGTTCAAGGAGTTTTATCGAAGCGTGGTTCAAGAGGTTTGATTGGTTGGAATACAGTGTGGAGAAAGATGCAGCCTATTGTTTTTACTGTTATCTCTTTAAGAAGCCTGGGGTTGGTAAATCTGGGAGTGATGTCTTCTCGACATCTGGTTTCCAAAACTGGAAGAAAGCATCAGAATCCTTTGCCGGGCATGTTGGTGGAGTTAACAGTATTCACAATAATGCAAGGCGGCGTTGTGAGGATTTCAAAACATCAAGACGAATCGCAACTCCTGAGAGACCTTGCATGAATGCTATTTTGGATGTTGCAAGACTTCATCTGAAGTTGGGTATTGCCTTTTGTGGACCTGAAGCCATTCTTGGAAATAAAGGAAATTTTCTGGAGATGCTTGACTGGTTAAGAAGTTTTTCTGAGTCTGTTGACCATGCATTTAAGGAACATGCTGTTGTTTTCAATGAAATGACTTCTCCAGAGATGCAAGCTATTTTCGTAAAATCATGTGCAGAAATGACCACACAGGTCATTGTTGATGAGATTGGAGATGGTTATTTCTCGGTACTTATCGATACGCCTCACGATACACTGATGCTGGATAGAATGTCTGTTATTGTGAGGTTTGTTAACCGCCAAGGGCAGGTTATTGAAAGATTACTTGGAGTGGAGTATACTACTGGTGATACAGGACCTTTGATGAAGTTAGCTTTGGATGGTTTGTTTGCTCGTCTTGGTCTATCTATTTCTAAACTAAGAGGGCAAGGATACAATGTAGCCTCAAATATGCGAGAAGAATTTGATGAGCTGAAGTCAATAATTCTGAAGGAAAATCCACACGCTTATTATATCCACTGTTTTGCCAACCGGTTCCAGTTGGCGGTTGTATCCATTGCACGGAGCAATAAAGTTGTTGGTGATTTCCTCTATTATGTCGATAAGATTGTTAGGGCAGTGGGTGATTCTTGCAGAACCAAGGATGCAATGCTTCAAGAGCTATATGGAAAGATTAGGGAAAAAATAGTCAGAGGTGATGCTCTACCTAAAATTGGAATGCACCCAGAGAATGACCTTTCAGGTCCTGCTCATACACGTTGGGGCTCGTACAGTACAACTTTACTCAATCTACTTACAATGTGGGATGTAGTGTTGGATACACTAGTGACTATGTGCGACAAGGGTATTTATCCTGAACCAGGAAGTATACCATCAGATATGATAGAACAAATGGAGAGCTTTGAATTTGTGTTTGTCTTGCATCTAATGATACGTGTATTGATCTGGACTGATGATTTGTCATGTCTGCTGGAACGTAAAGGTAAATACATTGTGAACCCATTGGAGTTGATCACTTCTGTGAAAAATATTTTGCAAGACTTAAAGGAGAATCAGTGGGTTGACCTTTTAGAAGAAGTCAAGAGATTTTGTATTCTGAAGTCTATTCCGGTGCCAAGTATGGATGATAGCATACCAGTTAGGGGACGCTCGAGGCATAGGGGGCTAGTTGTTACTTGTCATCAGCAGTATTACGTTGAGACTTTCATTGCTTTGATTGATTTGGTAACTTCTGATATGAACAATAGGTTCAGTAAGACTTTTATGGATCTATTGAGATGTTTTGCTTGCTTTGATCCAGATGGCTCTTTCTCCCAATTTGATGTGGACATGCTTCTCAGTCTTGCTGATATTTACTCTGCTGATTTCTCAATGACTGATCGTGAAATTCTCAGAGAACAACTTCACATGTTCATTATCCATGTCAGAAATACTGCTGATTTTTCAAGCTGCAATGATCTTGCAACTCTGGCCCTGAAGATGGTCCAAACTGAAACGCATGTAGCATTTCCACTGGTTTATCGACTCATTGAATTGTTATTGGTTTTGCCAGTAGCAACACCAACAACTAAAAGAGCCTTCTCAGCAAGGAACATCTTTGAGGAAGACTTTGGTGATAACAGAAGTGGTGACTGGTTGAGTAACACGATGTTATGTTGTGTTGAGACAGATTTTGGCAGggattaa